Sequence from the Ziziphus jujuba cultivar Dongzao chromosome 9, ASM3175591v1 genome:
CATCCTAAATTAATAGTTTCCTTAGGAGATTATTATGCTGGATATTATACACGATTGCATATTTTGATTAGGCAAATGATAAATGAGGGAAAAAGCAACTCTATTCTGGTTAGTGGTGAAAGTGGAGCTGGTAAGACTGAAACAACTAAAATGCTTATGCGCTACCTTGCCTTCTTGGGTGGTAATAAAACTGCAGCTGAAGGAAGGACAGTAGAACAACAAGTTTTAGAGGTAAGCCAGATGCCCAATTCTTCATATATGGTGTCTTACattcaacaaaaatttatatattttcttcccactttattttcaaaatatttgaagTGTTATGTGAGATCAAGAACTATAAAATCTGCACACTGGATAAGTTTAGATCTGATAGGCTGTAAGCAATCATTTTATGGTTTCTTTCTTCaacttttcaaatttgatacTACGTATTGTTTGTAATATATGTTCGTGTGATTAGAAATGAAACCTATAATATATAATcacctttttaaaaataattttgatcttATATTTAACTTGTACTGATTTAAAGCCTTTGATTATTCTTGACATGGACATGGTGCAGTCAAATCCAGTTCTTGAAGCATTTGGCAATGCTAAAACTAGTAGAAATAACAACTCCAGGTGAGAAATTTATACATGATTTAAGATCTACACATGACTATAAGGTTTTCAAAATCACGGTCTGTATCAACTGATTTTCTGTAATGCATATTGTTGTAGCCGTTTTGGGAAATTTGTTGAAATTCAGTTCAACAAGCATGGTAGAATATCTGGGGCAGCCATCAGAACTTATCTTCTGGAACGATCTCGTGTTTGCCAAATTTCTGATCCTGAGCGTAATTATCATTGTTTTTACTTTCTATGTGCATCTCCTCCTCAGGTATCTTTCTGATTTACTGCATATCCCTGCTTAAGATTTCTTTTTTGTACCACGCGACAATTAACGTAACAGATTCTTTATGTTTCTCccaggagagagagaaatataaGTTGGCAAGTCCTAGTTCATTTCACTACCTTAATCAATCTAATTGCTATGAACTGGCTGATATAAGTGATGCTCATAATTATCTCACCACTAGGAGAGCCATGGATATCGTTGGAATAAGTGAAAGTGAACAGGTATTGCTTTTGAGGCTCTCAACATTTGTCTGCTATAAAAGTTGAGAATCATGAATATGGTCAATCTGGGAATAATTCTCTCACATGCAAACAGGAAGCTATTTTCAGAGTTGTGGCTGCAATTCTTCATCTAGGTAATATTGAATTTGCTAAGGGGGAAGATAATGAGTCATCAATTGTTAAAGATGAGGAATCCCTATTCCATCTCCAAATGACATCAGAACTTCTCATGTACGacttgttttttctctttctaaattTTGTCTTTGTTGCTTCTAATACATGAGGAGTATCAGTTTTATGCTATATCCATTTTCAGGTGTGATCCTCATGCACTGGAAGATGCCCTGTGTAAGCGTGTAATGATTACTCCAGAAGAAATTATTAAGAGAAGTCTTGATCCTCTTGGAGCAACAGTTAGCAGGGATGGTTTAGCCAAGACAATATATTGTCATTTATTTGACTGGTAAGATTGCTAAGATGCTTATTCCATGCTATTTAACTTATGGattattcttctttctttattgattttgttttcaatGAACAGGTTGGTGGATAAAATTAATGTTTCAATTGGGCAAGACCCTAGTTCAAATAATCTGATTGGGGTCCTtgatatttatggttttgagagcTTCAAAACTAATAGGTGATTCAATATTACATGAAAATGTTGAGTTTGCtttaaaactaatattatttcATATTAATTATCAATGGTCTGAAATTGAATTTAGATAAGACGCCAAAACTTTATTGTGAGTCCTAACTTGACTTTATATGTGTCAGTTTTGAGCAGCTTTGTATTAATTACACAAATGAGAAGCTGCAACAGCATTTCAACCAGGTATGAGGTTAGTCATACTTGACAACTTCAGTTGTAACTCATTCTTTTCAAAGTACTATCTCAATGTTTATGCCATTCAGAATGTCTTCAAGCTGGAGCAAGAGGAATACacaaaagaagaaattgattGGAGCTACATAGAATTTATTGATAATCAAGCAGTCCTGGATCTCATTGAAAAGGTTATCCCCTCTTACAGTTTTTCCTGGTCGTTTTATCCATGCTGTCTCTAGAAATTCTGCTTTGTTGTGGAACTTGTGGTTATTAGTAGATAATGGGGGACCTAAGAATAATTGATTCTGAATTTGAATACCCTGCATTTATAGGCTAATGACTTGAAATCTCAAGAAAAACTTTTGAGATTCTTTAGGAAACTTCCAGAAATACTATTTCCTTATTGAGAACAAATTTATACACtggttttaatgaaaaaaattatctgCTAAGCACAAAACAACCACTAGCTCTtacaatttgaatcaaataagAAAACGGTTGTCCCTAGATATTAGTGACAGAATTTGGATTCCTAATTATTTGTCCCTTAGAAAGTCACATACGACCCCACTTCTTAAGTTTTCCTTAATTTTCCTACAAATGGTTATCTCTTTCGCTTCTGGTATGGTACTTCATCATTCCTATGACCATACCATCTCTGATGGACTACATGTACTTTGATTTAATCTCCTGAAGTATGGACCTAGAACATTTCCAATCCACATTCTGATATAGTAGACACATTTATGGATGTATAGGTGACTGTTACTTCATTAATGCATCCTGGTATTCCTATACTGTATTGCTGTCTTTTGTATTAATGAGCTCAAATAATTTGCAGTTATCTCCTAAGTCGCTTTTCACACACATCTTTTTAACTGATAACATTTTTGCAGAAACCAGGTGGGATCATTGCTCTGCTTGATGAAGCCTGGTATGATGGAATTTCCTCATTTGTATTGTGGTTTATGCCTATAACAAAAAGGCTTGGTTGAAAGTATTTTCGTCAAACATGTCTTTATAATTCAAACTGCAGGATGGTCTCTGTGCTTTTTATTTCTGAAGTTGAATTTCCGCTCCTAAATTGCTTATTTGggtatcattttttctttgcaGTATGTTTCCAAAGTCTACCCATGAAACATTTGCACAAAAGCTTTATCAGACATTTAAAGATCATAGGCGCTTTATCAAGCCAAAACTAACACGATCAGATTTTACCATTGTTCATTATGCAGGAGAGGTGATCATGATTCCTGTATTTTTTTGTGCATTTTCTTCTCAAATGATATGAGTTTCCATTAAACTATTTCGTTTGTCGTGCACTTATTTTCAGGTTCAATATCAGTCTGATCATTTTTTAgacaaaaataaagattatGTTGTTCCTGAACATCAAGATTTGTTGAGTACTTCAAAATGTTCTTTTGTAGCAGGCCTTTTCCCTCCACTTACTGAGGCTGCCAAGTTTTCCAAGTTTTCATCTATTGGTTCTCGTTTTAAGGTATctgtactctctctctctctctctctctctctgtgtttttGTTCtgtattgttcttttttttttttttttttttttcttgggtgaATTTTACCTCAATAGAGATTTGAcatgaaaaatattatcaagTTGTGTTTTATAGTCAACTGGTTCAGTGCAGAAAGGTTAAACATTATTTCTTCTGCCCATATTGGTGCAGCTACAACTACAACAATTGATGGAAATACTAAAATCTACGGAACCCCACTACATTAGATGTATCAAACCAAATAGTCTATTGACACCTGCAGTTTTTGAGAGTATTAATGTCATGCAACAACTACGTTCTGGCGTAAGTTATTGGGAGTTTGTTCTATTTTAGAGTCAATTTTTATCTAATGATGCTCGTACATTCATTCATGCTCATTGGTGTTTGTGCAGGGTGTTCTGGAAGCAGTCAGAATAAAATGTGCGGGATATCCTACTTACCGgagtttttttgaatttttaactcGATTTGGCATCCTGGCGCCAGAGGTTTTAAAAGGAAAGTAAGTAACACCTTACGCCGCCATATTGGTTAGAAAACAATAAATGgttatatgtttcttttttgtcaTCTTCAAGCCCTTTGCTGGTGTTTTGGTCTTTTTATGGTTTAATGCTTATTATTATCATTCTGAATTTATTGTCTACATTAAGCAGTTTTGATGAGAAGGAAGCATGTATAAAAATTCTGGAGAAGATGGGGCTTAAAGATTATCAGGTAATAACATGAACTTCTCTATTCATAAggttaaaaatttaagaaatattcTGGTACTCTGAAATACCTCATATTAATTGTACAGTGATTATAAATTTCAAGCATAAATTTTGACCTGTTAAAGGTACAGTTACAACAGCTATATGCTTTAACACTATTGGTTTTGCAGATAGGGAAAACAAAGGTTTTCCTAAGAGCTGGTCAGATGGCGGAGCTAGATGCACGAAGGATAGAAATGCTTGGTCAGTCAGCTAAGATTATTCAATTTAGGATTAGGAGTCGTCTTGTTCATAAGAAGTATGTTTCTATGCGGTTGGCTTCTATCCGTTTACAATCCTTTTGGAGAGGTGAGTCAATACAGAGGACGCCCTTGTCATGGAGAGAAGCAATCATTTCATATAGCATCATTTACATGGAATTCATCAATCACAGCTTTCTTTGGAAGGATTTGGTTACAATGTGATGTTCCTAGTCATTTATGTAGCCCTTTGTTTCCTAGAATTTAGGCAGTTTTAAATTCTCTTATATTCTTCTGTATGTacaaaatatcttttaaaaagATTTCACTAATGTATTATTTTGTGACTTCTAGGAGAACTGGCTAGGAGAATATACAAACTCAGAAGAAGGGAGGTTGCAGTTATCAAAATTCAGAAGAATCTGCGTAGATGCCTGGCAAGAAAGGACTATCTTGATATCAGGTCATCTGCAATTGTGTTGCAGTCATGTTTACGAGCTATGGCTTCTCGTGGTTATTTGAGATACAAAAAGCAATCCATGGCAGCAATTACAGTTCAGGTGATTACCTTGGCTTCCTTTATtggttataaattttatatgttgatatattttatattattgaaatatGATGCAAAGTAAAACATGCAGACCTCATGGCGTCGTTATAAAGCTTTTTCAGATTATAAGAGGCTGAAAAAGGCATCAACTATCTCACAAAATCTATGGCGGAGCAGAACTGCATGTAGGAAGATTAGGGAAGAACAAAAGGTCAGCGTGTGGGGTCGAATAATCTGTTCTCAATAAAGTTTTTGGCTTAACATAATAATTGAAAACCTTTCAATGTTCTTTTAGTTGTACTCAGGTAATgagttatttaataataataaaatgatttttgtCAAATCTTTGGCTCGAAAATTACTGCTATAGAATTAGTGATTTTCACTAGACAGCAATTATAGTTACTATAATACTAGAAGCACTGCAGTACATCTCTCTCTGATTTTGGCTAGACAGCAATTATAGTTACTATAATACTAGAAGCACTGCAATacatttctctctttctcatgTTTTAACTGCATTTGAGAAAAAGTATATGCAGATTTACTTGGAGGAGGCAAAGAGAGAAGAGGAAGGAAAGATTGAAGAGGAAGCAAATAGAAAAGAGGATATAAAGATGAAGCATTCACTGCAGTCTAATCCTAGTAAAGGTGATGAAACAGATGTACTGTTTGAGTGCGAGGCTGCTCAAATAGAAATTGATGAAGCATGCCCTTTTATTAAAGAACCTTCAAGTCCCGATGATGATGGAAAAATTGAGACTCTCAAtgctgaaataaaaaatttgaaggtcATGATGATTGCACTCTTAAGTTTCTTCAATGTGACATCATCACAgttgtcatcatcatcattatatcCATCAGCATTGTCATTGTAATAtccctcatcatcatcatcaacttaTGTTCCCATCTTACTTCATGCTTTCCCTCATTTTTCTCATGTTAGTCTTGAAAATATGTCCCAACAAAAGGAGATAAGGCTGAGAACTCtcaacatttaatatttattatcaagAGTTAAGACTGGTGACTTCCAATTAGTGGATGCAGTAACCCTTGGatgtataaatcaatatatgcGAAAGATCATAGAAAATAGTTCAATATTGGAAGGATTTAATATATGAGAAATACCA
This genomic interval carries:
- the LOC107425877 gene encoding myosin-9 isoform X2; protein product: MSTSVNIVVGSHVWVGDPELVWVDGEVSSINGDEAEIQTSNGKMVVSKLSKLHPKDMEVPEGGVDDMTKLSYLHEPAVLHNLAARYEINEIYTYTGNILIAINPFQNLSNLYDVNMMDRYKGASFGELSPHVFAIADAAYRQMINEGKSNSILVSGESGAGKTETTKMLMRYLAFLGGNKTAAEGRTVEQQVLESNPVLEAFGNAKTSRNNNSSRFGKFVEIQFNKHGRISGAAIRTYLLERSRVCQISDPERNYHCFYFLCASPPQEREKYKLASPSSFHYLNQSNCYELADISDAHNYLTTRRAMDIVGISESEQEAIFRVVAAILHLGNIEFAKGEDNESSIVKDEESLFHLQMTSELLMCDPHALEDALCKRVMITPEEIIKRSLDPLGATVSRDGLAKTIYCHLFDWLVDKINVSIGQDPSSNNLIGVLDIYGFESFKTNSFEQLCINYTNEKLQQHFNQNVFKLEQEEYTKEEIDWSYIEFIDNQAVLDLIEKKPGGIIALLDEACMFPKSTHETFAQKLYQTFKDHRRFIKPKLTRSDFTIVHYAGEVQYQSDHFLDKNKDYVVPEHQDLLSTSKCSFVAGLFPPLTEAAKFSKFSSIGSRFKLQLQQLMEILKSTEPHYIRCIKPNSLLTPAVFESINVMQQLRSGGVLEAVRIKCAGYPTYRSFFEFLTRFGILAPEVLKGNFDEKEACIKILEKMGLKDYQIGKTKVFLRAGQMAELDARRIEMLGQSAKIIQFRIRSRLVHKKYVSMRLASIRLQSFWRGELARRIYKLRRREVAVIKIQKNLRRCLARKDYLDIRSSAIVLQSCLRAMASRGYLRYKKQSMAAITVQTSWRRYKAFSDYKRLKKASTISQNLWRSRTACRKIREEQKIYLEEAKREEEGKIEEEANRKEDIKMKHSLQSNPSKGDETDVLFECEAAQIEIDEACPFIKEPSSPDDDGKIETLNAEIKNLKVMLQAEKQRADEFERKYDDARASSEGRRKKLEETERRVDELQASLNSVSQDDTFHVKPSCRAESNNEYPYKIKIYFWAPWG
- the LOC107425877 gene encoding myosin-9 isoform X1; this encodes MSTSVNIVVGSHVWVGDPELVWVDGEVSSINGDEAEIQTSNGKMVVSKLSKLHPKDMEVPEGGVDDMTKLSYLHEPAVLHNLAARYEINEIYTYTGNILIAINPFQNLSNLYDVNMMDRYKGASFGELSPHVFAIADAAYRQMINEGKSNSILVSGESGAGKTETTKMLMRYLAFLGGNKTAAEGRTVEQQVLESNPVLEAFGNAKTSRNNNSSRFGKFVEIQFNKHGRISGAAIRTYLLERSRVCQISDPERNYHCFYFLCASPPQEREKYKLASPSSFHYLNQSNCYELADISDAHNYLTTRRAMDIVGISESEQEAIFRVVAAILHLGNIEFAKGEDNESSIVKDEESLFHLQMTSELLMCDPHALEDALCKRVMITPEEIIKRSLDPLGATVSRDGLAKTIYCHLFDWLVDKINVSIGQDPSSNNLIGVLDIYGFESFKTNSFEQLCINYTNEKLQQHFNQNVFKLEQEEYTKEEIDWSYIEFIDNQAVLDLIEKKPGGIIALLDEACMFPKSTHETFAQKLYQTFKDHRRFIKPKLTRSDFTIVHYAGEVQYQSDHFLDKNKDYVVPEHQDLLSTSKCSFVAGLFPPLTEAAKFSKFSSIGSRFKLQLQQLMEILKSTEPHYIRCIKPNSLLTPAVFESINVMQQLRSGGVLEAVRIKCAGYPTYRSFFEFLTRFGILAPEVLKGNFDEKEACIKILEKMGLKDYQIGKTKVFLRAGQMAELDARRIEMLGQSAKIIQFRIRSRLVHKKYVSMRLASIRLQSFWRGELARRIYKLRRREVAVIKIQKNLRRCLARKDYLDIRSSAIVLQSCLRAMASRGYLRYKKQSMAAITVQTSWRRYKAFSDYKRLKKASTISQNLWRSRTACRKIREEQKIYLEEAKREEEGKIEEEANRKEDIKMKHSLQSNPSKGDETDVLFECEAAQIEIDEACPFIKEPSSPDDDGKIETLNAEIKNLKVMLQAEKQRADEFERKYDDARASSEGRRKKLEETERRVDELQASLNRMIHSMSNQVAELKAIMNTPTKSRYTSGHHGVEFTSINSESSSCDSDFSFPAPDPSSGEFSPLSPNSFKLMVQDISAEEISGSESDKEGAFDDFF
- the LOC107425877 gene encoding myosin-9 isoform X3, whose product is MSLLCCIIWQQDMRSMKFIYGRYHNTLTSWQTYTGNILIAINPFQNLSNLYDVNMMDRYKGASFGELSPHVFAIADAAYRQMINEGKSNSILVSGESGAGKTETTKMLMRYLAFLGGNKTAAEGRTVEQQVLESNPVLEAFGNAKTSRNNNSSRFGKFVEIQFNKHGRISGAAIRTYLLERSRVCQISDPERNYHCFYFLCASPPQEREKYKLASPSSFHYLNQSNCYELADISDAHNYLTTRRAMDIVGISESEQEAIFRVVAAILHLGNIEFAKGEDNESSIVKDEESLFHLQMTSELLMCDPHALEDALCKRVMITPEEIIKRSLDPLGATVSRDGLAKTIYCHLFDWLVDKINVSIGQDPSSNNLIGVLDIYGFESFKTNSFEQLCINYTNEKLQQHFNQNVFKLEQEEYTKEEIDWSYIEFIDNQAVLDLIEKKPGGIIALLDEACMFPKSTHETFAQKLYQTFKDHRRFIKPKLTRSDFTIVHYAGEVQYQSDHFLDKNKDYVVPEHQDLLSTSKCSFVAGLFPPLTEAAKFSKFSSIGSRFKLQLQQLMEILKSTEPHYIRCIKPNSLLTPAVFESINVMQQLRSGGVLEAVRIKCAGYPTYRSFFEFLTRFGILAPEVLKGNFDEKEACIKILEKMGLKDYQIGKTKVFLRAGQMAELDARRIEMLGQSAKIIQFRIRSRLVHKKYVSMRLASIRLQSFWRGELARRIYKLRRREVAVIKIQKNLRRCLARKDYLDIRSSAIVLQSCLRAMASRGYLRYKKQSMAAITVQTSWRRYKAFSDYKRLKKASTISQNLWRSRTACRKIREEQKIYLEEAKREEEGKIEEEANRKEDIKMKHSLQSNPSKGDETDVLFECEAAQIEIDEACPFIKEPSSPDDDGKIETLNAEIKNLKVMLQAEKQRADEFERKYDDARASSEGRRKKLEETERRVDELQASLNRMIHSMSNQVAELKAIMNTPTKSRYTSGHHGVEFTSINSESSSCDSDFSFPAPDPSSGEFSPLSPNSFKLMVQDISAEEISGSESDKEGAFDDFF